One window from the genome of Dyadobacter sp. CECT 9275 encodes:
- a CDS encoding alpha/beta fold hydrolase, translating to MTLHYHRSGHGQKVLLAFHGIGQDGATCFGSFEKYLGDYYTIYAFDLFFHGKNVTISPGELFPEPDVITRESWKGILENFLTNQNISRFDVVGFSMGGRFAMATLEAFATQVDRVFLIAPDGITEHPLYKLATGFSPARRLFRWCMQHPGSLLLTASLIQKAGFLNQSLHRFALNVLNTPGKRQVIYSSWTAFRALRFDIPALNQMAENHGVKIFLFVGKYDKLLPPSAVKRLSDLLPSQQYKIIQSGHSGLVDKIAVFIANDLAK from the coding sequence ATGACTCTTCACTACCACAGATCAGGCCATGGACAGAAAGTGCTCCTCGCTTTTCATGGTATCGGCCAGGATGGTGCTACCTGCTTCGGATCATTTGAAAAATACCTGGGAGATTATTACACCATTTATGCTTTCGACCTTTTCTTTCATGGTAAAAATGTGACCATCAGCCCCGGAGAGTTATTCCCCGAGCCGGATGTAATAACCAGGGAAAGCTGGAAAGGTATCCTCGAAAATTTTCTTACGAACCAAAACATCTCCCGTTTCGATGTAGTTGGTTTCAGCATGGGAGGACGGTTCGCCATGGCCACGCTGGAAGCGTTTGCAACTCAGGTGGACCGCGTTTTTTTAATTGCCCCGGATGGAATTACCGAACACCCTCTCTATAAACTTGCTACCGGGTTTTCTCCGGCCCGGCGCTTGTTCCGCTGGTGTATGCAGCATCCCGGATCTTTACTCCTGACCGCTTCCCTGATCCAAAAGGCGGGCTTTTTAAATCAAAGCCTTCACAGGTTCGCATTGAACGTATTAAATACTCCCGGGAAACGGCAGGTGATTTACAGTTCCTGGACAGCCTTCAGAGCACTTCGCTTTGATATCCCAGCTCTGAACCAGATGGCCGAAAATCACGGTGTTAAAATCTTCTTATTTGTTGGCAAATACGACAAACTGTTACCTCCCTCCGCTGTCAAACGGTTATCCGATCTTCTCCCCTCTCAGCAGTACAAAATTATTCAAAGTGGCCACTCAGGGCTGGTAGACAAGATAGCAGTCTTCATTGCCAACGACCTGGCTAAATAA